The following proteins are encoded in a genomic region of Hippoglossus hippoglossus isolate fHipHip1 chromosome 3, fHipHip1.pri, whole genome shotgun sequence:
- the LOC117759343 gene encoding ubiquitin-conjugating enzyme E2-17 kDa-like, with protein sequence MALKRIQEDLQDIGRDPPANCSAGPIGDDLFHWQSTIMGPADSPFQGGVFFLTIHFPTDYPVKPPLVSFTTKIYHPNINSNGSICLDILRSEWSPALTISGVLSSICALLREPDPDDPLVPDIARIYKTDKKKFNDMAKEWTRKYAM encoded by the exons ATGGCGCTGAAGAGAATTCAGGAG GACCTGCAGGACATCGGAAGAGACCCTCCAGCAAACTGCTCTGCTGGACCAATTGGGGATGact TGTTTCATTGGCAGTCGACCATTATGGGTCCA GCTGATTCTCCATTCCAAGGAGGAGTTTTCTTTCTCACAATCCACTTCCCCACCGACTACCCAGTCAAGCCACCACTT gtatCATTTACAACAAAGATTTATCACCCAAATATTAACAGCAATGGCAGTATTTGTTTGGACATTCTCCGTTCAGAATGGTCTCCAGCACTAACAATTTCTGGAG ttttatcgTCCATATGTGCATTGTTGCGGGAGCCAGACCCAGATGATCCCTTAGTTCCAGACATAGCTCGAATCTACAAGACCGACAAAAAAAA atTCAACGACATGGCAAAAGAATGGACCCGCAAGTATGCcatgtaa